Genomic window (Haloferax sp. Atlit-12N):
GTCTCGGAGGAGAGCACGCCCGGTGCACCGCGGAGGGCGTTTTCGACCTTTCCGGCGCAGGAGGCGCAGTCCATGTCGGGGACGGTGAACGAGACCTCGCGCGTCGAGGGGCCGTCTTCGACGGCGTAGCCCGCGCCCTCGATATTGCCCCGGATGTCGTCCGACGTGGTCCGTTCGGGGTCGTACTCGACGACGAGTCGGCCGGTCGTCGCCCGCGGGTCGATGTCGCCGACGCCGTCGAGTTTCCGGACGCTCGATTCGACCTTGTTCGCACAGGAGGCGCAGTCCATGTCCGGCACCGAGAACTCCGCGCGGGCCGAACCGGCGGCGGGCGACGAGTCTTCCCCCGACTCCCCGACGGACGAGTCGGTCTGCGTCGAGTCGGCCGCTCCCGACGACTCTCCCTCGACCTCGCAGGCGTCGTCGCACCCGCAGCTGTCGCCGTCGGGCGGGTTGGTGGACGCGTCCGCCCCGTCACCGGGGTCGGGGTCGCGTTCGTCGTGTTCACTCATACTCGGCAGTAGTCAGGGACCGGTTAATAATTCACCTGTTAGAAATGGGGGGTTGTATGTTTTAACTTCATAAATTGAGCGACCTAGGTTAACAATCAGAGGAACGGCGGACTCGCGGTCGGCAGCGAGATGAGCCACAGGCTGAGAACCGTGTATAGAATCATCACGGCGACGAAGGGGAACTGGCTCCGGACGGCCTGCAGTCGGCTGGGAAAGGTCCGGTAGGCCTGCGAGTGCGCCACCCACACCGCGAGCAGGTGGCCGACGAGGACGAACACGACGTTCAGGCCGCCGAACCACGCGGGAAGCGTGAGGACGACCGGGTTCGCCGGCGACGACAGCGGCGACGACAACGCCCCCGCCAGCATCGGCGACAGCGAGACGAAGAAGCCGAAGTAGTGCGCGAGGTGGTAGCCCGCAGCGATGGCGAGCAACGAGGGCGCGAATTTGACCGCGAGGTCGAGCGGCGTCTCGAAGGTGTCGATACGGCGGGCGGTCACCCGCGCCGCGAGGACGTAGAGGCCGAGGAAGACCCCGAAGCCACCGAGGTAGAGCAGTCCGTAGACGAGAAGCGGTGGGAGTCCGACGCCCGCGAGCCACCGGATGGCCGCCGCGCCCTGCTCGGTCGTGACGAAGCCGCTGAAGGTGAGTTCCCAGACGAGGACGACCGCGACGGCCACGTCGCCGAGGTCCGTCAGGTCGTCGTCGGTGACGAGTCGCATCCCTGGGAGGCGGAACGAGAGGCCGTCGTCGTCGAGCCGAAGCGGTGCGACGCGGCCGTAGAAGTGCAGGAAGGCGGAGACGGGGTCGACCTTGTCGAACCACGTGTCCGCGCCGACGGCGACCGCACCGGCGAGCGTGACGACCGAGTAGGCGACGAGCGCGGTCGCGAGAACCGACGGCCGGGTCGTGACGTCGGTCGCGGTCTCGACCCAGACGAGCGCGAGAATCCCAGCCACCGCCGGCCAGCGACCGAGTCGCTCGGGATACGAGACGAAACCGTTCGGAACCGCCGAGACGACGGTTCGCCACGGGTTCAGCGCGCGCCACGTGTCGGCCACGAGGTACGAGAACATCGTGTACCCGGCCCGAAGCCCCGCGAAGACGACGATAACGGCGAAGCTGACGGTCGGGACCTGCGGGCCGGTGTAGCCGAGATAGACCACGAGCGCGAGGAGCGCGAGACCGAGGACGCCGCCCACGACCCGGAGGGCGCGCAGGAGGCCGTCCGAGATGCCCGCTTCGAGGCCGGTCTGCCACAGATGGACGCGCTCGATGAATCGGCGGTCGGTGACGAAGCTGGCGAGGAGCGCGGAGGCCCCGACGGTCGCGCCGCCGGTGGCGAGATAGAGCCACCGCGGGACCGCGAGGTTGTCCTCCGACGCGCCCGCGAGGCCGACCGCGGCGTTGCTCGCGGCCGCCGGGTCGGCGAGAAGCGACAGGAGGCTCGCCAGTAGAAGACCGAGACCGAATCGTCTGAGGGAGAGGGGTCGGAGTCGGGTCATGATGCGAAGACGATAAACAGCATGAGGAAGCCGAAGTACAGCAGGACGAGGACGCCGAGCGCGCGGATGCGGAACGACTTGAGTTCGTCTTCCTCCTCGTAGTACGCCTCGCGGTACGCCTCGACCTCCCCGGCGTCGAGGTCGTCGGGGTGTCTCGCGCCCCGGTGGAGGACCAGCAACCGCGCTGTCGGATACGCCTCGCCGCACGCTGTGCAGGTGTGGCGGTCGCGCGTCGCGTCTGTGTCCGTGGTCATCCGATAGTCACTCGAAGTTCGGGGTGGTTGGCATCTGAACGTTTCCATCGCGGGCGTCCGCTCCGGACGGCTCCGGTGGTGGGGTGCGAGTGCGAGCCGCGAGACGCACGACAGCGGCGGGGCGACGCCTCAGACATCGAACCGAATCGGTTCGAAATCCATGAACGCCGTCTCGTAGCCGTCGTGGCGGGCGACCTGCGGCGGCACATCCACGGAAATTGTCAGCGCGTCGCCGGATTCGACGGTCTCGACGCCCGTTCCGTAGTGGTAGCTGAGGTCGGGGTCGAGCGTCCGGGCGAGTCGCGCCCCGTCGAGGACCGCGGTTCCGCCGCGTTCGAGCGTGGCTCTGACGCCCATCATCGGCAGCACGAACTCGTTGTACGGCGTCCGCGCCGAGACGTAGAGGTACGAGCCGTCGACGCCGAATCGGGAGCCGTCGTCGACGACGAAGGCGTCGAACAGGGCGTCGGCGCTCGTCTGTCGGCCGAGGTGGCGACCGGGAAGGTCGCCGACTGCGGGCGCTTTCCCGGTCGGGACGCCCATCATCTCCATCGCGGGGACCGCGCCGCGCGACCCGGCCTCGTCGCCGAGGCGCTTCAGTTCCACGTCGTAGAGGTCGTCGGTCTCGAAGGTGAACGCGAACGTCGCCGTCTCGGCCGCGTCGAACCGGCCGGCGAACGACCCTGTTCGGGAAAGCGAGGTGCCACCGACGTGGACGCGAGCCTCGTAGTCGCCCTCACCGTCGAGAACGTAGTTCGAGCCGTAGTGCATCCCCATCTGCTGGGAGAGCATCGGGTAGGCGACCTCCTCGCTGACGAGGTCGCCGTCGCGGAGAATCTCGATGGAGACGCCGGCGTCGAGCGGGAGGACGGTCCCCGTTTCGGCGTCCCACAGCGACGCCATGAGGTGAATCGAGTCGTCGGCCTCGACGACCGTCTTTCCGAGTTCGGAGCCGGCGGCGGTCCAGAAGCGATGGGGGTACGAGTAGGTGAGCGCGACGCCGTACGGACCGGCTGTCGTCTTGCCGTACATCTTCATCCCCTCGGTGATGGCGGGCAGGTAGACCGCAGCCGGGCGGTCCTCGACGAGCGGCGGGTCGCGCCACGCCGACTGTCGTTCGAATCCGCCGAGACACCCAGCGGTGGCCGCGATAGTGCCGACGCCGAGCGTCTTGATGGCGTCTCGTCGGTTCATGGTGTCTCGCTGGCGTGCCGTCGGTTCATGGTGAGGTGTCGCCGCGCGTCTCCGCGAGACGGGTAGTCACCTGCGCTAGCGGCCCGGTGCCAATGTCGGTTGCGCTTCCGCGTCGGGTTTCGAGGGGTGTGCCGTCGTTATCAACTGCCAGATTACCGCTCCAGTTTATATTTCCGCCCGCGCCATCGCGCTGGTGTATCTCGGCTTCGGGACCGCAGGCGTACTCGGCGGCGAGCTATTCCTGTTGGTCGCGCTGGGTACGCCCCCGGCCCCCGAAGCCGAACTGGTCAAAGGGTTGGCCTTCGTCGCCGCCTCCACCGCGTTCGTTTGGGCGCTCGTCTCCCGGAAGAACCGTCGAATCGAGCGCCAGCAGGCGTCCGAGGGGCGCGTGACGAGGTGGAACGACGCCGCCACGGAGACGTTCGGCTGGGAGCGCGACGCGGTGCTCGGCGGACCGCTCCCCTACAGCGCGGGCGAGGACAGCGAGAGTAGCAGCGAGGAAATTATCCGTCGGACCATCGACGAGGACGGCCTCTCGGACGTTTCGGTCGAGCGACGGCGCTCGTCCGCGTCGCCGATGATGGTCCCGGCATCCCCAACGAGGAGTGGCTGCGCCCCCGAGATTGTACATCTACCACAAGTCCGGATAGCCGAGAGGTGACGCCCGTCGAGCCGAGTGTCCGATTCAGGCCTCGAGAAGTTCGACGAGGTTCCCCTCCGGGTCGCGGACGAACGCGATTCGCGTGCCGCTTTCGGTCGTCTGCGGCTCGCTGAGCGTCTCGGCGTCGGACGGGAGTTCCGCCACCGCGGCGTCGACGTCGTCGACGGAGAGCCCGAGGTGGGTCGCCCCGGGACGGTTG
Coding sequences:
- a CDS encoding DNA-binding protein codes for the protein MTTDTDATRDRHTCTACGEAYPTARLLVLHRGARHPDDLDAGEVEAYREAYYEEEDELKSFRIRALGVLVLLYFGFLMLFIVFAS
- a CDS encoding iron transporter, whose amino-acid sequence is MNRRDAIKTLGVGTIAATAGCLGGFERQSAWRDPPLVEDRPAAVYLPAITEGMKMYGKTTAGPYGVALTYSYPHRFWTAAGSELGKTVVEADDSIHLMASLWDAETGTVLPLDAGVSIEILRDGDLVSEEVAYPMLSQQMGMHYGSNYVLDGEGDYEARVHVGGTSLSRTGSFAGRFDAAETATFAFTFETDDLYDVELKRLGDEAGSRGAVPAMEMMGVPTGKAPAVGDLPGRHLGRQTSADALFDAFVVDDGSRFGVDGSYLYVSARTPYNEFVLPMMGVRATLERGGTAVLDGARLARTLDPDLSYHYGTGVETVESGDALTISVDVPPQVARHDGYETAFMDFEPIRFDV